gaaatttaaggtaagttttgatccctacaatttttcggatcactagactttcagctagggaatccgaacagatgaaaaatttttagggcaTAAAAacatgcctatatctaccgtttcaATACAAAAATACGTTttacaatgctatgtttaagtggttttgaactatattctcgttgggtgcccctgaatattGGGTTGGACCTATTCTCCGTTTCGTCATTATATTTTTTGTGGGTGTCTTCGTTTCCGCATGCCGGCCTGGatgtgtggaaaacgaagaccctgatTGCTGTTTGGTATCCCATTTTTCTTGGGGGTCTTCGCTTTCtgggtcttcggtcttcggtcttcgatCTTCGTTTTCGGCACACCGGTTTTAAATTAAAGAGCTGGAGCATCAGTATCTCAGACAAGAACTACACTATTGTCGCTTTGACCTTGTCAGATGCGAAGAGTAAACGAGCTCTGAAAATTTCCAAGTGGTCAAATTTATGTTCTTCAAGCTCAGTTAGAACCTTGCCTAAAACAATGATAAGGGAGAGATGTTTGTtaattgttggttctctactctgctccaccGAGGTTCAGAAGTTTTTTCCCGGGTACGGGTACTCCTTAAAGACTTAAATAaggtgattattattattattattattattattataattattattattattattattattattattattattgtacaaattGGTAGTGTCCGTTTCCACCACAAAGGGAACTTTCAGAGCACATGAATGTGGAAGTGAAGTCACAACCTAAATACATCTGACGTGTAATTCTATCTTACTTGCCAAATGATCGACAATCTTCCCGCATGCTATCTTTTATATGCCTACCGTTCAATTGTCCAGGCTTTGTGACTACTTTGCAAAACGCCCGCACTACTTCTTCAAAGCGGTGATTAGATGAGCTATCGCTATGGTTACAACACGTTTTAGGGTACCCACCGAGACACAAGCTTGTCATGTGTAAGGACTTAAAAATGTACGTAAAACGCATTTAGACGCATCAATGCCAGAAGTGTTGAAAATGCCCTTTTAAAAATAATCCGTACAAATATTCTGCATTCCTCTTAGTGTCAAATCAGTGTTTACTTAAATCTCAGAGAAACCGTAATGCAAAGAACAATGTGTTATCCCATGAATCataagaaaacaaagaataCATTTGAAATAATACACTTTAAAACTGATCATGTATTTTGATTCTTATCTTTATTGTTGACTCTGGGggacctgaatttttcagatgtctatAAAAGCGAGGATCAATGCTATCTTTCGTTTTATCTTTACTGTCTTCGCAAAAGTTAGACCAAGGAAATAAGCACACAGTAGTGTTATACGGAAGAATACAAGTGACATTGGCTAGAAGGCTTTACATACAGTAACGCCAATTCACGGAATTTTAATTACTGCACATCTTTGCGATGGGCATCTATTCTTCCGCTTTCTGGACGCTTTCTTAACCCACAAAGATAACGTGGTAAGATTTTAATATTACCACTTGCCTATTAGTCTTGCAGTGGTCGTCTCCTCTCTTTATctgtttatgacgtcatctgACATTTTAAGTGATCCTTGTTATTAAGCCAAAAGGTGTTCCTAAATaaatctccaaaacaaaaattttagttATTGTTAAACTAAATTCAAGCTTTCTTCTCTGAGGCGGAAAACTTGTCAGATGATTCATGTATCTaagtcaatattttttttatcaaaaaaaattacctacTTCTGACGTTGCTGGCTGTATTATGTGAAGCTCATAGTTTTCTTCACCTCGCAGTTATAAAGCAAGCAATTATTGGCAAATTCGTTGTCCTTTTCGAAGGTGCAGTAATCATTAATCTGTACTTTTAACTTGATCCCGAGTTTTTCCATTATCATAAGCGATTGGAGAAAGAGACAATGCACGACAGCATTTTGCTACCTGAGAATTGCTAAGAGAACCATAGTTCAGCCTGACAGTTAAAATATAGGGAACACGAGGGCTAGCACGACGAAAACGTCGCTCAAACTattagtttgagctattctaagtgtTTCACGATATTTCCATCTTGTCTAttttgtacaatatgggcgaagtatgctATAACCAGATTAGTACGTATggatttgaagcaaagagagactgagaaggaaagattcactGCTGTTTGcgtgtccacgttgtcgtcaaaacctgaaaattggGTCATTTTGcattgttgttttgacgagtacaggagagaaatgaacaaaaatgcatgctgcacgtgcagtgcagcacgatcattttttcctctttaaaccaataatattattgctttatagcgttgtcgtttcttaaactcacTTATAACGTGGCAGATGCGGTAAAACGAAAGACACTtactttttcagcttttttcaacttgctcaaTTATTCAGGAACTGAGTAACTGTAAAAGGATGAACGACGTTTTAAAGGCTTTGTACATCGAGATTAACGCGCTTCGGTATATCGCTGGCCAAATGGTCCCTGCTGACAACATAGGAAATTCAATTTGTCAAAATCAGGTCAACATGTCAGTTTTTACgattcttaaaattaatttatattttgtcatTGCGGATTGACGTTAAATTGACTGAGGATTGGTGCCCAAATCCGGACCATCGCAGTCATAATTTGTGACCGAATAACGAATGAAATTAAAATGAACATTTTCAAGGCAGGTCACCTTATTTGAAAGTGGGAAAACTTTGTTGAATCTTCATAAACCGTATTCCGTTCTGTTAACGTCATATGTAACAACGACCACGGCTCCCCTaaaattctgattttttttttttttttttcgttcaagTCAGTTTtggcaaattttattgaaaacaatcaACCAATCTGAAATTTGATAATCTTAaggtaaataaataacaaaattcgcATTTTGCCTTCGAATTAATTTATTACAATTTGTATTTCAGTACGAAGGACAGAGACGGAGAGCAGCGTGAAGACAAGAAGTTTGATGTCAGCAATGCGACATAAAAGGGGAAATAGCCGGAAATTGTTGGTCCACTAAAACGGCTCTTGTctctttttctttaagtttcCAATATTTCATTGCCTGTTGCGATTTGCAAAATGTCAGTTCCAGCCACTCGGCAGTGAAAcgaaggggtggcgaatggttcatcaaaaactctgggtctcgcaaaattttagtcgaatttcacgggtctcgcagtctcgttttttgagcggttatgtgcgtctcgcagtctcgttttttatatgaaggtgtcaaacactttgaagtctcgatctcgcaatctaaaaagtcaaaagtctcgggctcgcaaagaaaaacgctggtctcgccgtctcgcaaagtctcgcatttaccattcgccacccctaaacGAGAATGAATCATTTTCATAAAGTTCTTTTTAGCTTCTTTACCAAAAGTGGAAGTCTTAAATAGTCCTTGTCAACTAAAAGGTAATCCTACCACCGTCTAATCCTACAGTTAATGAACCTGTTTACAACCTAAAATGGCATATTTTTAAGACCTCCACTTATTGCCCCATTAATTATCTCCCGGATTTGTTCTTTGCGAGATATATTCTGATTAGTGCGGTCTGATTGAGAAACAGAGCTATATAGATATACATAATGTACATCTGTCGTTTTTCAACCGACAGAAACTAATATTTTAATTGTGGAGTGTCCGATCGGCAAAATTTTAATATTAATGAATAACTGACCAGTTTCTTACCTCCTATCCAATACCCTTAGGGGTAGAaacaacacgatctcttcctcaaacgaaggattatccttcattgtcactttgccttaaatgaagtattatcctccatttttaCTACTCtttcccaggacttgtggtagcaaataaaagaaaaaagtaaaagcagcccctggacaggatttgaacccggagcaccaacttcgaaggaactgtttttatccacttaaccacttaAGATgaactgactagaaaatgtgccgattatttaccaaaactaattgttaagtctgaagcttgattttaaaatgtttagctttctcttgaagtttggtaaccgacatttttcactgtgtaagcttgcttcttagcgggtgttaatacacgtttacagcggcacttttggaagaaaaaattattgacattaattaaaaatgacatcctcgcagttagtgatgtggtagtctaacGGTTAAGTGAAGTgattattaattacacgttcccaggttcgagtcctgcgagtccagacattagtgttctgcttttaaaagaaatatgttcatttcccatgatccctatcaagctttcagtgtccaaaatgaacgataatacttcatttggaagaaagtgacaatgaagaataatacttcaattgagggagagacttggttggtaGAAACAAGGCTGACACAGTGGAGGAATAGGTACGGGTAGGGTAGGGTTAGGCCTGGTACCTCAGTGTCTAGCGAACGAAATCGAGGCTGGAAAGCAACATGGCGGCTTTACAGGGAATGCTAAGTCATCCTCAACAAAGTAAAATGATGGCTTCTTCTGGCTATCCAGAATGGATGACAGCGGAACACAAAACTGGAGTAAGTGATGTCCTAAGATAGTCGTTTTTCTCCGATTTCCAGTCtcaaaaagaatgaaaatcaACCGTCGTGTTTTTTTTCAGACTACGATAATGGCTGTTGAATTCAATGGTGGCGTAGTGATAGGTGCTGATTCACGGACGACCACTGGGTAAGAAAGCTTTGTTTCATTAGCTTTGAGTATCGTAATGCATGTCACCAGGGAAGCAGTGTGGGGCTTTCCTTgagatctggccccagttgttcaaacgatggatagcgctatccgccggataaatcactatccactggataagtcaattggttttgctagtagttatccgctggatagagatttatccggtggatagcgctatccatcgtttgaacaactggggcctggagaTCTGATGAGGGCGCTGGAGTCTGACCATACTTtacagtatggggcccagttctcggccacagaaaaacgtaaacttgtatttcttaccttggaatagccgcaaggacttgaaatttcaaagacaactagcttcagcattcagtttacacatgtaacgctatcgactgctcaacgctgttctctcccgagtaataacgaaaatggaggcgtcgttcgtgggcccagttctcggccacaaaagagTGCTCTCGATTCCTCAGAATAAACAAcgctttatcaccaatttttgtTGTAAAGTCACTAATAAAGTCACTAAAGTATCCTTAAGGACATTcacgctaattgtttgtgcgtgacgttactgcgcaggtaacgcgactgtaatatgtcacgcattacttcaagcatttgtgaaacctttgcaaaaaccgtagacgataagtcttgcacaccGTTAGATCAGAGAAGATAGTGATCattcaaaattgattttaaaatatttatgaaagtcaagtacaCTACTGCatgactgatattcgcgttgttttatcagtcgtgcactagtctacttgaatttcatacatatttttcaagcttaatttagttaaaataacatggcgacaaaaacgccggggaaaaaggCAGGCAAAAGAATGGcgcatttatttccgaatcatcatgaaactttaaagagaagtgagcaggaggatggaaaagctctggaaaagcttatcgagtagtggctgaaagtttggaaaacgtGAGGACGAACTTTAATGGGCctgttttttttagaaatctTTTTCTTATCATACGAACtaaagttcaaaatgaatgcatgtttttgaagttcttttcatttacattcgtgaaaaaaataaagcagtattttcgtcctcgcccgcttgaatagtgcggacctgcgtggaaacaaccagcgattaaatttcacaaaaaaacacactccggaagatgagcatgacggcaatggagagatattatacgaaacaccaaccaaatgaagatgacgcctgcttaaaactttggtGCTATGCtcaagaaaggtttttttttgggtaaaaacctttcatcccttcaaggatcgatcctctcttgggttccagtccttgcctgatgggtcacgcaaaagcgtgtcaaacgaaattttccaagagctttgcaaaatcacctCGATATTACTCATTTAGATCGTccgtgacccctatttttttaatcatgaatcacttactttacttactatcgacaaaatatgatgaaatgaaaaaattatcaaggtaagaagttatctttttttaacattttctttccttgtgtcatagaattccggtagtggttgcaacggatagagctcaCAAAAACGCttgtcgaggatgaactctactgtttacgacatccctagcggcatgtaattatctaaaaatcccacccctaaaaaccagtgcacggaaaccttcactctaacagtttatttttatgattttcgatggatgagcagacgaggctacatctcgctgttataattaaggcatttttccattgCCATTTtatccgaaacaaagtcggtgacccccgatttttttttttatatttggagtaagtactttatgacctaactctaggcgagaaatgaagaaaatctcactgtaggaagattttggcgcttAAGTCCTTAAATAGCTTTGTTTTATGTTAGAAAAGGAGGTTTTTTTGCACACCTAGTTTTTCTCTTAAATGCACTAGCAAGCGAGGCTAAAAAAACAGTTGGGTATTTCAAAACAAGGTCCGGTAAGTCAGAACTCATAGTTTTAATTCATATCTACTGTCAGAACATGCCACCccattacagctttacttttacaaatgatttgacaagaaaactccatacaaaactatgagcgctttttagtgttgtcgacggcgagcagggtggccgagaataggcaaatacGCAAAAGTACTAAGGAAATGTTGAGGACTGAATTTAggtcaaagaataaaataggccaggaaaagtttaaattaaacagaaagctttatcactctacgttctttctgccaagaattggctcatttgggcctcctatacggataaaatataaacttgaattagaccatgtaaTTTGAGTAGCCGTAAACAAGCAGGTTTTCGTGGAAACCAAATTCACCTTCCTTCGTGTCACCTCGACTCGCTCACGTTATATagtagctgtaaactcaaaactctTCAGGACGAAAGACAAGGAATCAAGCTACTCTTGAaagcaattgctttttattcagattcatttgTGGCTCGAAAAATAAAtgttgaacaaaaagtggccaATAACTGGGCCCCTTACTGTAGTCCCGATGGTCTCCAACTATCATGATTAAATACCCAGAAAGCGAAGACCTATCGCCCAAGAAAAATGAACACAGCAAACAGTAAATGGCAAAACACACAATTTCTgtcattttcttgttgtttacTATGGCCAGTGAGTCTTTTCAGGTGAAATACtgcagggtcttcgttttccatgCACCCAGGCTTGCACATTGTATGTATGTGGAAAACAAAGACCAAGAAGAGAAGACTCTCATAAAAATATTGAATTGTGACTAGCAAAACACACCATTTGTGATGTTAAGATCTTGTAGGGTTGAACTGTAGAATGCAGGGCCACGTTTGAAACAAGTACTTTTTCAGTGGCTCGGTAGTCAACTGATGAGCTGTGGAGCCATGGAACCACTTAAAGATATACCTTACTCATCCTTAAAACATTGAATTTCACTGACGAGCCACCAAGTCTTTCAAACATGTACCTTACTCATTCTTCAAACATTGAATTTCACTGACAAGCTGCCGAACCACTCAGATATATATCTTTCTCATTCTTTAAACAAGTGAATTTGACTCAATGATAAACAGTGTTCCTTTCTTAAACTTTTACTGGTGAGCGGCAGAGCCACTGCCGTGATACTTcttcaaaaatatccctgtattctATAGTTGCTCTTTTTGTAGTATACATGAATTGTATTCCACACACTGGAATGGCACTGTGGGATgttaaaaaacccacacactctTCATGAAGAGTAGAGGCAAGACCCCAGTGTTGGGGTCTATCTCGTAGATAATTGTAAACCAGGGAATGGTAAACCAGAGAACTGTAAACTGCCATGAGACTGTACGGTATGTGATATGTGTGGTGTCTAAATTCATTACCAAGATAAGAATACAGAATTTTAAGCCTAATATAAAAAATCTTTTGTTCAAAAGAAAGGCTTAAAGGTTTGGCAAAATAGGGGAGATATGTCCAAGATTTACTCTAATTAAATGCACGTGGATTTCATTAagcgtcatgaagtgtccccttaaTCCTttctccaacttcaacatcactcgtgtctcggaatacacgCAATTaaccttaccttattgttggaaaaaggTAGCAAAGGCGTAGACTTAAAAGGGCACttcatgttggatgtcaaaattgggtgtgtgTCTAGTTAGTGTCATTTTTGGACATACAGTACATAtgacaaggctgctgcctaagaaaattttaaaggggccctcagagctaaacgctgagaacttaggagcccaacatatgaagtgaaaggtgttgctgtgaaaaattaaggcgcccagagctattctttgggagccccgggctaccgggctcctgttaggcaacagccttgatatGTAAAGTGAAAAGGGAAGTACTAATCGTTTTTTATCTTTGGGCTGCATGACACTCTAGGCTATGAACttccaattttctctttgataTATTGACAAAAAATCGGCTTGCTCAGAGGCAAGACACCAGCTCCTCAGCAGTTTGGGCTGTAGagtttgacaaaaatttgtAAGGTTCTTGAGTGTCGGTTTGCACTTGTCCAAGCTTTGTggtcgcaatttttttttgcaaagtaaagaaaaaacCTGCTCATGCGCCCAGGCCTGTTGTGACAATTACGTGTACATGTAGAAGGTCATGTAAACAAgatctttttgaaaaatatcaTTTGACATTTCAGGGCTTACATTGCTAACCGAGTAACAGACAAGCTCACCCCAATAACTGAGAAAGTGTTCTGTTGCCGTTCCGGATCTGCCGCTGCAACTCAAGCTATTGCTGATGTGGCTAAATACCATTTGAACTTCTTGAGGTGTCAGTCATTGTCAGTTGTATATTACACGTAGAAATTCTCATGAATCCTGCTGCCAACTGGCTTATAGaattttcagattttcaatAGGGATTTAACCAAGggacaacaaaaaaaatggtaGTTTAAAGAATATCAGTTGCAAATATAAATTCATGTTATTATACACACTTTTTGCTGATTCCAGCTCCGTCTGATGCTGGGTTGTTTACTAACAGGAACTGAATAGGTGTGAATTCCATCAGCATTTAGAAAAATGCCAGGGAAAAGATTGTGCAGAGCCTACAGAAccatttgtttttgtcaatTAAGCCATTTGCATCGACTccaggagtgagacttgacaaaTTTTACCCTGTCtgacgccagacaattttactcatgaaCTGGGGGAGTCTTacggcatttgaggtgtcaatgggttaaatcgATGGCTTTGTGGTAGTTCCCATTGTCAATATCAATGTCAATTTCAGAAGCGCTTGATTTTAGTTATTATTATGGTATATGTGGTCTTTTTACATGCTGCGTTCTAGTAGTGTGACcaaatagattttactctgtctaacgccagacaattttactcgtcaatggggtcGCTTTAGAAGTCAATAGGTTTAGAGAACTTGAAGtgattttcgtttttgaatATTGGAgatttattgaaagaaaagcaacacAAAGGAAGTTCTTGTCAATTATGTAACATGGATGTAAAAAATGCTACATTTTCAATAATCAGCAAGATTTCTGATATATATTGCGATACTTACTCTTACAGCATCGAGATGGGAGAGCAACCACTTGTGAAAACTGTAGCAAACATATTCCGTGAAATTTGTTATGCTAACCGGGACCAAATGACTGCAGGAATCATCTGCGCAGGCTGGGACAAGAGAGAGGGAGGGCaggtaatgatgatgatgatgatgatgattactgTGAATATGAAAATAATCATGATGATGCTGACAATAACATCAGTCAACATGAAAATGGTGATCATGACAGGATGAGGGTGAGAATGATGACATTTGCCGGCGATAATggtgtgatgatgatgacatcaaTGATGATTATAGATGCTTTAAATTGAACAGTTGCcccaaaatcaaagaaaaacccaTCTGCTGGCAATATTGGATTTGTAGGACTTGTAAATGATTATTTTGTATTAcatctgacgtcacggtggccatgttggattaAAATGGACTTTCTGTCAATAGACCAGATTCAtgttctcagtattggactggaattagcttgcaatggagactaatgctgggaaatcttttcaaatacattattattttttttttatgtattcccccgcattagcctccatcgCATAcaagttccagtccaatacatCTGGCTGCGGGCAGGTACCCTCAGTAGAGATAACCTCTGGTAtacttccctttcattgaattaagttgctattattattattattattattattattattattgttattattattattattattattattgttattattattattattattattattatcagatGGCAAGAAcactgggaactaaactttatgcaaattctgcaaaaataaaaaggccattttcgaaatacatgtatcaaatactcagcttgatagtgaggcagtgaggacaaaatcactagaaacatgttggaatgaatgtgaaaaatatttgcatatcatccactttgctttgtctttgtctGCATTGCCTCAcgatcaagctgaattttaataaattacatgtatgttgaaaAAGGCCTCTTGCAttgtattgccatccaacatacatgtaaatgccaTGTCACattggatgcaaaccaaga
Above is a window of Montipora capricornis isolate CH-2021 chromosome 6, ASM3666992v2, whole genome shotgun sequence DNA encoding:
- the LOC138051482 gene encoding proteasome subunit beta type-6-like gives rise to the protein MAALQGMLSHPQQSKMMASSGYPEWMTAEHKTGTTIMAVEFNGGVVIGADSRTTTGAYIANRVTDKLTPITEKVFCCRSGSAAATQAIADVAKYHLNFLSIEMGEQPLVKTVANIFREICYANRDQMTAGIICAGWDKREGGQVFSIPLGGMCVRQPFAIGGSGSTYIYGHCDATFKPIMTKEECFAFVSNAVALAMSRDGSSGGIIRLAAIDEAGIERRVTLGNELPTFYEG